In one window of Juglans regia cultivar Chandler chromosome 3, Walnut 2.0, whole genome shotgun sequence DNA:
- the LOC109019369 gene encoding putative germin-like protein 2-1, whose amino-acid sequence MASRINLLSVVLALIFTAALASDSSPLQDFCVADANSAVLVNGFVCKDPKTVQANDFSFSGLQMAGNTSNAVGSNVTAVTVAQLPGLNTLGISLVRIDYAPWGINPPHTHPRATEILTVLKGCLEVGFVTSNPENRLITKVLKKGDVYVFPIGLIHFQRNVGKEMAIAIAALSSQNPGVITIANAVFGSNPDTPSDILAKAFRVDKNVVKFIQSKF is encoded by the exons ATGGCCTCACGCATTAATCTCCTGTCAGTAGTTCTAGCTTTGATTTTCACTGCTGCATTGGCGTCAGATAGCAGCCCTCTTCAAGATTTCTGTGTTGCAGATGCAAACAGTGCAG TGCTCGTCAATGGTTTTGTCTGCAAGGATCCTAAGACAGTTCAAGCCAATGATTTTTCCTTCAGCGGGCTTCAGATGGCGGGCAACACATCAAACGCAGTTGGGTCAAACGTGACTGCAGTGACTGTAGCCCAACTTCCAGGACTTAACACTCTTGGCATCTCTCTTGTTCGTATTGACTACGCACCATGGGGTATCAATCCTCCCCACACCCACCCTCGTGCAACCGAAATCTTGACAGTCTTGAAAGGTTGCCTTGAAGTTGGGTTTGTCACTTCAAACCCCGAAAACCGCCTAATCACAAAGGTGCTAAAGAAGGGTGATGTGTATGTATTCCCAATTGGCCTCATCCATTTCCAAAGAAATGTTGGTAAGGAAATGGCCATTGCCATTGCAGCTCTAAGCAGTCAAAACCCAGGTGTTATAACCATTGCCAACGCTGTGTTTGGGTCGAATCCAGATACTCCTAGTGACATTCTTGCAAAGGCTTTCCGGGTGGATAAGAATGTCGTCAAGTTTATCCAGTCAAAGTTCTAG